A portion of the Methanocorpusculum sp. genome contains these proteins:
- the mtrB gene encoding tetrahydromethanopterin S-methyltransferase subunit MtrB → MGYVLVLPEFGLVADPITGIVTTAGISYQPVIDQVAELEMIAEDLVGMLSGEGNFLNSFPGREKTLMKAGMVTSLWYGLAVGLFVAFVLAFALYFGGI, encoded by the coding sequence ATGGGATATGTATTAGTATTACCGGAATTTGGCCTCGTAGCTGACCCCATAACAGGTATCGTAACGACAGCCGGTATTTCCTATCAACCGGTCATCGATCAGGTAGCAGAACTCGAAATGATTGCCGAAGATCTTGTCGGCATGCTTTCGGGTGAAGGCAACTTCTTAAACAGTTTCCCCGGCCGAGAAAAGACCCTCATGAAAGCAGGTATGGTTACCTCTCTCTGGTATGGTCTTGCGGTAGGCCTGTTTGTGGCCTTCGTCCTTGCATTTGCCCTCTACTTCGGAGGTATCTAA
- the mtrC gene encoding tetrahydromethanopterin S-methyltransferase subunit MtrC — MSVKVEASHDGIPHNKVMAIGAVISLVSLYIAIIGTVIGVDYLAFFGGIAAVGALIWGNSTIKKLCSYGIGTGVPSAGMLAFGSGLIALLFASALAGFSIWIVPVAALVIALIVGLFLGWISNSVLNMKIPVMTRSIAELAAVGALALMGLGVVATGTVSFTGIATIEILGVSVYNASYLGAGVIAVSFMLGAIALQHPFNACLGPGEKQDRTNMLAIECGFLSMIIMAVISFVFVSLAAAWISFVVAIIGWAVSYVKYVALSKRDAAAWLDAKPFSDKEE; from the coding sequence ATGTCAGTAAAAGTTGAAGCATCCCACGACGGAATTCCGCATAACAAAGTTATGGCCATCGGAGCCGTCATTTCACTGGTATCCCTTTACATCGCTATCATCGGTACAGTAATCGGTGTTGACTATCTTGCATTCTTTGGTGGAATTGCAGCTGTCGGCGCCCTGATCTGGGGTAACAGCACAATCAAAAAGTTGTGCAGCTATGGTATCGGAACTGGTGTTCCGTCCGCAGGTATGCTCGCATTCGGGTCTGGTTTAATTGCCCTGCTCTTTGCGTCAGCCCTTGCCGGATTCAGCATCTGGATCGTACCGGTGGCAGCATTAGTAATTGCTCTCATCGTTGGTCTCTTCCTTGGATGGATCTCAAACTCCGTTCTGAACATGAAGATCCCGGTGATGACCAGAAGTATCGCAGAACTCGCCGCAGTCGGCGCCCTTGCTCTTATGGGTCTTGGCGTTGTTGCAACCGGAACCGTTAGCTTTACTGGAATCGCCACCATCGAGATACTTGGTGTTTCTGTCTACAATGCATCCTATCTTGGTGCAGGTGTAATTGCAGTTTCATTCATGCTCGGTGCGATCGCTCTCCAGCACCCGTTCAACGCGTGTCTCGGTCCAGGCGAGAAACAGGACAGAACCAACATGCTCGCTATCGAGTGTGGTTTCCTTTCCATGATCATCATGGCAGTGATCTCCTTTGTCTTTGTCTCATTGGCAGCAGCATGGATCTCATTTGTCGTAGCAATCATTGGATGGGCAGTGTCCTATGTCAAATATGTCGCTTTATCCAAACGCGACGCAGCAGCCTGGCTTGATGCCAAGCCGTTCTCCGATAAGGAGGAGTAA